GCAGGGATGGGAGACCATGAGACTAGAAGCCGGTGCCTAAAAGTAATCTGATTTTCATTTTAAAGGTCCCACTTTACTCCACTTGGATCCCTTTTCTTTTCAATGAGCACCATAGTAGAGTTGTCTTAGTGAGATGGTGACTCATAAGATCTCCAGGTCAGGTGCTGATAAAATCCAAGTTGTTCTTTGTGTCACGATTTGCCGTCCGCTCCCACCGCTCCCTGCTCACTGTGCTGTTATTGTTAAGCTAAacttgcctgtgtgtgtgtgtgatcaggTGGTACAGGGCTCCCGAACTGCTGTACGGAGCACGAAAGTATGACGAGGGAGTCGACCTGTGGTAAGTGCTCCGCAGAGCACACTACTACTAATGCAGTACTCTGATATgaacagcagggggcagcagcaGACTGACCCGCACTGATGCTTGTTgttaacgtgtgtgtgtgtgtgtgtgtgtgtgtgtgtgtgtgtgtgtgtgtgtgtgtgtgtgtgtgtgtgtgtgtgtgtgtgtgtgtgtgtttgtgtttcagggCAGTCGGCTGTATTTTCGGGGAGCTGCTGAACTCCTCTCCTCTATTTCCTGGAGAAAACGACATCGAACAACTCTGCTGCGTTCTCCGAGTGCTGGGAACACCGACACAAGACAGTTGGCCTGTAAGACACTCGGTGGTGTTTCCATTTCTTCAGAAGACGTGATGTTGAAATACATTGAGGAGGTAACCCAACAGGAAGGGCTGTTAACCTTTGGATCTTCAGTCCAGCAACGTCCTGCTGGTGTTTCCATCTTTACAATTTAGTTCACCCCCTGTCTTGTGCTCAGGACATGTTTGGGCTCACCAAGGGTTCTGGTGGAGGTTTTTTGGCTTCCCGTAGAGTTCTAGAGGTGTGTTTTGGGATGCCTTGCTAGGTTTGGAGGAGGCTAAAGAACCTGAAGAAATGTTCAAGTAGGTTCCTTGGATACTGGAGTGATTTCTTCTATTTGCAAAAGGTTCTGATGGTTTTTGGTAGGTTTGATTAAAGTTTAGGAGAAGCTTGTAGTCTTCTAGTTCTATGAAAGCTGCTGTCTCTTCATGGTCCTTGACACAGAGTTCATGATCATTTAGTGGGTTCTTCAGGTTCCGGTTCTGGTGTTAGTTTCAGGCCTTTTGAAAAGTCTAGCGGTTAAGATCACAGATCAGCGCTGCCTTAatggaaacattaaaaaaattaccACTTAAGAATTCATGATATAATTTTTATAAAAGTAACTATGATTTTTGCAAAGATAGATTTGAATTTGTTGTTAAGtgaatttgtttgaatgagagaagatgcagctgcCTAAATAAGAGAAAAGAGAATGGGACCCAGAAAGATCCATGTGGAAGCCCAGCCCAGaagtaatcagaatcagaatcagatttcattggccaagtttgaacattgcccgacaaggaatttgactccggtaatttcgctcacTGACAAATTATGTTTGTCTCCAGTTTATTTGGACTCGGGAGGTCAACCAATGAAAGTGAGCTTAATTCCGTTCTCTTATTGGCTGCTTGCAGCTGGTGACATCATGGTTGTCTGTGGTGACAGCGAATGAGACCTAACAAGTGTCCTTTCCGTCTGCAGGAGATGGTGGAGCTGCCGGATTACAACAAAATCACTTTTAAGGAGAACCCAGCAATCCCGTTGGAGGAGATCGTCCCTGACACGTCCCCTCAGGCCGTTGACCTCCTCAACCGGTTCCTGGTGTACCCGTCCAAACAGCGGTGCTCTGCCCGACAGGTACGAGACAGGAAGTAGATTTCGGGCCAGAAGATGGAGTGGTCTAGTGGTCTCTGCTGGTATCACAGAGAATCTGTGTTAAGCTGCTCTTTAACTGCAGCTGGCAGACAAACCGACCAGAACCAAGATGGCAGGTCTGGCTTAGAGTCTCTTGGGTCTGCTGGTTCTTGCTGATTCTGATGAGTGTTGCATATGTATTGATCAATAAATTGATTATTGATATACTGATCTTCTTTCCTGCAGGCTCTCCTCCATCCAtatttcttctcctctcccctTCCTGCCCATCACTCAGAGCTACCCATCCCTCAGAGGGGGGGCAGACCCCCCCGACAGCGTCTGCAGGCTCCGCCCACCGACTTCTCAGTTGACCTGCCCCTGCACAACAGCGTGGTGGACCCTGTGCTTCTGCGGCCGCATGCCTCCTGCCTCTGAACCAATCATCTCCCCCGACGCTGCTCAGAGGTTTGCCCTGAAACCCGTCTGTCCtgggaaggttcctggttccatCAGTGTGTTCAGCAGAACTAATGGAGACAGCAGCTGTGACTCATTTAAGAAGTCAACTTCTGTAAAAATGCAATAAATACAGGACATTCTCTttaattatttgtttgtttggaaGGGGTCCTGCCCTCGTGTTGCAATCAGGGTTCCTGGTGGAGCTCCTTAAAGAAGGGCATACCTCCAGAAGCCGTTTTCTCTGGTTGTGGTCAAAGGTGGGAACCAGTTGGCAACTTTTGGTCACTTTATTTTATGTAGATGTGCAGTTCCTTTACCGACCAACAGGGTCCAAATCCAGACCTTTAGTTCCTTTACCGACCACTGGGGtcctgatccagacctgcggttcctctaccgGCCAGGACACCCCAGCTAATGCCGCCTCTAGACTGGCCGGACCCCTCCAGATAGACCAACCTGAGGGGACTGCTAGGCTATGGTCCGTTAGCCATGCGTAGGCTGATCAA
This is a stretch of genomic DNA from Cololabis saira isolate AMF1-May2022 chromosome 12, fColSai1.1, whole genome shotgun sequence. It encodes these proteins:
- the cdk20 gene encoding cyclin-dependent kinase 20; this translates as MEQYSILGRIGEGAHGIVFKAKHIKTGETVALKKVALRRLEDGIPNQALREIKALQEIEDNQHVVKLKDVFPHGTGFVLVFDFMLSDLSEVIRNHQTPLSPAMVKGYMMMLLKGVAFLHHNNIMHRDLKPANLLISSSGHLKIADFGLARLFSDRGDRLYSHQVATRWYRAPELLYGARKYDEGVDLWAVGCIFGELLNSSPLFPGENDIEQLCCVLRVLGTPTQDSWPEMVELPDYNKITFKENPAIPLEEIVPDTSPQAVDLLNRFLVYPSKQRCSARQALLHPYFFSSPLPAHHSELPIPQRGGRPPRQRLQAPPTDFSVDLPLHNSVVDPVLLRPHASCL